In the Euphorbia lathyris chromosome 5, ddEupLath1.1, whole genome shotgun sequence genome, one interval contains:
- the LOC136230881 gene encoding SNF1-related protein kinase regulatory subunit beta-2-like isoform X2, which translates to MGNASSKNDGEGITGEFYDQGDSAEPEPMLLHSPPPSPRRFLQPPPIFVPQVPMVPLARPAEIMHTQNYALGQNTSDSSNALSEKENAVMITWSYEGKQVAVTGSWDNWDKREPLHRSGKDFVIMKMLPSGVFRYRYIVDEHLTYAPELPWECDDSGIAYNVLDVQEDVPEAPESLAEFELPPSPGSSYNNETFKDDDFSKHPPEIPPHLQLALLNNRSSAVESPRTLPRPWPAVLNHLYIQNNQGQPVALGSTHRFLQKYVTVVLYKPSRR; encoded by the exons ATGGGCAATGCTAGTAGCAAGAATGATGGTGAAGGAATTACAGGAGAGTTTTATGACCAAGGTGATTCAGCTGAGCCAGAGCCCATGCTTCTTCATTCCCCTCCACCCAGTCCTAGGAGATTCCTTCAGCCTCCTCCCATTTTTGTTCCACAG GTTCCCATGGTTCCTTTGGCAAGACCTGCAGAGATCATGCATACCCAGAACTATGCATTGGGTCAAAACACATCAGATTCTAGCAATGCACTCAGTGAGAAAGAGAATGCTGTGATGATAACATGGAGTTATGAGGGAAAGCAAGTAGCTGTAACTGGATCATGGGATAATTGGGATAAAAG AGAGCCTTTGCACAGATCAGGTAAAGATTTTGTTATTATGAAGATGCTCCCATCCGGTGTCTTCCGCTACCGCTACATTGTTGATGAGCACTTGACGTATGCTCCAGAATTGCCATGGGAATGTGATGATTCAGGAATTGCCTATAATGTTTTGGATGTGCAG GAGGATGTTCCAGAAGCTCCAGAAAGCCTGGCCGAGTTTGAACTTCCTCCATCTCCTGGATCAAGCTACAACAACGAGACTTTCAAAGATGACGATTTTAGTAAACATCCTCCTGAAATACCTCCTCATCTTCAATTGGCATTGTTGAACAACCGATCATCTGCTGTCGAAAGTCCGCGTACACTGCCAAGGCCTTGGCCTGCAGTGTTGAACCATCTTTATATTCAAAACAATCAAGGTCAGCCTGTTGCACTTGGCTCGACCCATCGGTTTCTTCAGAAGTATGTGACAGTTGTACTATACAAGCCATCACGGCGATGA
- the LOC136230881 gene encoding SNF1-related protein kinase regulatory subunit beta-2-like isoform X1 — translation MGNASSKNDGEGITGEFYDQGDSAEPEPMLLHSPPPSPRRFLQPPPIFVPQVDSVSVNGNLKKMTGVSLWAKVPMVPLARPAEIMHTQNYALGQNTSDSSNALSEKENAVMITWSYEGKQVAVTGSWDNWDKREPLHRSGKDFVIMKMLPSGVFRYRYIVDEHLTYAPELPWECDDSGIAYNVLDVQEDVPEAPESLAEFELPPSPGSSYNNETFKDDDFSKHPPEIPPHLQLALLNNRSSAVESPRTLPRPWPAVLNHLYIQNNQGQPVALGSTHRFLQKYVTVVLYKPSRR, via the exons ATGGGCAATGCTAGTAGCAAGAATGATGGTGAAGGAATTACAGGAGAGTTTTATGACCAAGGTGATTCAGCTGAGCCAGAGCCCATGCTTCTTCATTCCCCTCCACCCAGTCCTAGGAGATTCCTTCAGCCTCCTCCCATTTTTGTTCCACAG GTGGATTCTGTTTCGGTCAATGGCAATTTGAAGAAAATGACTGGAGTTTCTCTATGGGCGAAG GTTCCCATGGTTCCTTTGGCAAGACCTGCAGAGATCATGCATACCCAGAACTATGCATTGGGTCAAAACACATCAGATTCTAGCAATGCACTCAGTGAGAAAGAGAATGCTGTGATGATAACATGGAGTTATGAGGGAAAGCAAGTAGCTGTAACTGGATCATGGGATAATTGGGATAAAAG AGAGCCTTTGCACAGATCAGGTAAAGATTTTGTTATTATGAAGATGCTCCCATCCGGTGTCTTCCGCTACCGCTACATTGTTGATGAGCACTTGACGTATGCTCCAGAATTGCCATGGGAATGTGATGATTCAGGAATTGCCTATAATGTTTTGGATGTGCAG GAGGATGTTCCAGAAGCTCCAGAAAGCCTGGCCGAGTTTGAACTTCCTCCATCTCCTGGATCAAGCTACAACAACGAGACTTTCAAAGATGACGATTTTAGTAAACATCCTCCTGAAATACCTCCTCATCTTCAATTGGCATTGTTGAACAACCGATCATCTGCTGTCGAAAGTCCGCGTACACTGCCAAGGCCTTGGCCTGCAGTGTTGAACCATCTTTATATTCAAAACAATCAAGGTCAGCCTGTTGCACTTGGCTCGACCCATCGGTTTCTTCAGAAGTATGTGACAGTTGTACTATACAAGCCATCACGGCGATGA
- the LOC136230882 gene encoding uncharacterized protein: MNMAAKLPLCYSSFTTTQIPVLPNLFPLFSPPKRLQNHFKIHAVGSGGGDGELKPKEKKFITKDQEPEQYWQTAGEREGENPMKTPLPYIIIFGMSTPFVILAIAFANGWIKVPIR; the protein is encoded by the exons ATGAACATGGCAGCTAAACTGCCTCTCTGTTATTCTTCATTCACCACCACCCAAATACCTGTCCTCCCTAATCTATTTCCCCTCTTTTCACCCCCCAAAAGGCTTCAAAATCATTTCAAAATCCATGCTGTGG GTAGTGGAGGAGGAGATGGAGAACTCAAGCCAAAAGAGAAGAAGTTTATAACTAAAGACCAAGAACCAGAGCA GTATTGGCAAACAGCAGGAGAAAGAGAAGGAGAAAATCCCATGAAAACACCTCTTCCTTATATAATCATATTTGGCATGTCTACTCCTTTTGTGATCTTAGCCATTGCTTTTGCTAATGGCTGGATTAAGGTACCCATCCGATGA